Part of the Aureitalea marina genome, CACAAACCGTATTTTCAATCTCTCTCAGGTCTAAAATCTCGATATCCAATCCTTTAACCTCCTCTATTCCCTTAATTATTTCCGCGATCAGTTGGTCTGTAGCTATTTCTTTTTTCGACATTAAAGTTTTTTATTTACACAAAGTTATCACTTTTTTGATGCATGGTCTTTTGGACCTTCACAACATTAACAGAATCTTAATTCCATTTGAATTTAATCAAACTTGATGCCACGGCATCCACCAATACCTATCTGAAACAGATGTTGTCAGAGACTCAGTTGGTGGACGAGACCGTACTTTGGACCGAAAGACAGATTAATGGCAGGGGGCAACAGGGAGCCAAATGGGATTCTCAACCGGGCTTAAGCCTTACGTTTAGCTTGTTTAGGAGATTTTCATCCTTCCCTGCTAGGCATCCTTTTTACCTGAATTTGGCCATCAGTCTAGGCGTGAAATATGCCTTGGAAGAATTGGGTGTCAGTCAGGTGAGCATCAAATGGCCGAACGACATTCTGTCATACTCCAAGAAATTGTGTGGAATATTGGTGGAGAATCAGATTGAAAAAGACCGTTTGGCCTCCTCTGTGATCGGGATAGGCCTGAATGTGAACGAGACCGATCTTAACGATTTACCGCATGCCACCTCCATGCGTCTTTCCGCAGGCCTTGTATTTAAACGGGAGGAGGTGATCCAAGTTGTCGCAACTACGGTTTTCCAAAAGATAAGACAGCTTAACCGGGACAGTTTAGATCAAATGAAGCAGGACTATCAGAATAGTTTGTTCAGAAAGGGAGTAGTTTCCACTTTTTCCAACAGGGACGGAAAGATCTTTTCTGGGATCATTCAGGGGGTTACCGAAGAAGGACTATTATCGGTTTTGGACGAGTCCGATGAAATGAAATCCTACCAGCCAAAGCAGATCAGATTACGCTACTGATCACAGTTTGGAAATGTTGCCGATTAGCGTTTCGAGAAAGGAGTTGATCGGGCCCTTGATCATCATGCTCATCATAGGGTTGAAATCTCCACTAAAGGTCAGCATGGCCTTACAGGAATTGTCATCTATTCTGTCGAAATCACCCACCAGGTTGAAGGGGATCTTATCGCTGATAGCTCCTAACGCAACCTGATCAGGTTTGTTGACCGATTTTACCTCCAGGCCGATCTCCGGCATTCCTTTTAGTGCAAAGACAAAGGACTGATCTCCAATTACCTCGAATTTGCTGATGGATTCGGGCATCAGGGATTCAAAATTCTTGACATCCGATAACCAGTCGCACAATTCGTCCGCAGACTTGGATACCTCTACTTGTTTACTTGTTAATTCCATAAGTGGTCAATATGATTTGGGATCAACCCCAATTGGCAGGATCCAGTCTCCAGCTGCTCAAGGTTTCGGCTTCCTGAGCAGAAATATAGTTGGATTGACTGGCCTGTTCGATGAGGTTATCGTAATTGCTCAGTGTGTGCAGGTCGACCCCGGCTTTCTCAAAATTGGTTTCTGACAGTTCAAAACCGTAGGTGAAGATAGCTAGCATTCCTTTGACTTGGGCTCCCGCTTCCCTCAGGGCATCCACAGCTTGTAAACTGCTTTTTCCGGTACTGATCAGGTCTTCCACCACAACCACCTTCTGATTAGGTGCTAAATGGCCTTCGATCTGATTCTGCCTACCGTGTTTCTTAGGTTCCGGCCTCACATAACAAAAAGGCAGGTTCAGGTAATCCGCCACTAACATGCCAATTCCTATTGCTCCGGTTGCGACCCCTGCAATGGCATCTGGCTTCCCGTAGATCTCTTCGATCTGGTTAGCCATCTGCTCACGCAAGTAATTGCGGATCATCGGATACGATAGGGTTATTCGATTGTCACAGTAGATGGGAGATTTCCAACCGGAGGCCCAGGTGAAGGGTTTTTGTGGTTGCAATTTTATTGCCTTAATTTGCAGCAACAATTCGGCGGTTTTCTGGGCCGTTTCTTTGTTTAGAACCATACTGCAAATGTATAAAGTTTTCGTCAAAGACATTCCTATTATTCTGTCTACAGAGAAGAATATCGGGAAGCAGTATACGGCCATTCCACTCAGGCTTGCCCGCTTCAAGAAATTGATCAAAAAGATCAATAACGGAGAATTGATCTACGTCAATCTATACCACAAGAATGAAGAGGCCATCGAAAAATTCCTTCGCAAGAAATTACCATTTGTGAAAGCGGCAGGAGGATTGGTTTTTAATGCCAAAAGAGAGATCCTCTTTATCTATAGGAACGACAGATGGGACCTTCCCAAGGGGCATACCAAGGACAAAGAAAGTTACGAGCTTGCTGCAATGCGAGAAGTGGAGGAGGAGACAGGCGTAAAAGAACTGGAGGTCAGAAAGTTCATCGGCAAGACCTATCATGTCTTTAAACGCAAAGGTAAATTTAAACTCAAAGCGACCTATTGGTATGAAATGACCACCAAGTATGATGGTCCTCTGATCCCACAGGAAGAAGAAGGAATTCAAAAGGTACGTTGGAAAAACTTCGAACAATCCCAAAAGGCTCTCAAGGACTCCTATGAGAACATCAAATTACTCTTCCCCGGTGAGTACCTCACTACCCACCCGAACGATCGGGTATCTCAAGTGTGATTTTTCGTAATAAGGAGATCGTTTATGGATCCAGTCCAACTGGGCATACCAATTGGATGCAAAACGCTCATCGGAGGCTTTCTTCGCTTCAAATTCCGTTTTGATCTCCGGATTATCCGCTAAAAATTGTGCTGCCAGATCTTCCCAAACATAGGGTGAGAATCCTTCTTTTTGTTGCAGGATGGCATCGAACATATTCCAATTGAAGAATGAATCCGGCGCTTCAGGTTCCAGGGTTTCAAGTATGTAACGTATACCAGATTGATCTGTATTGACCAGGTAATCTCCACGTTTTAGCTGGATTTGCTCAGTCGAGGTTTCCACCTTTGTTCCATAATGGGGATAATGTCCTTCATACGCCCTGCTTCTGGTCTGATAATCCGCAATCCGATAAACTTGGGCATTAACCGTCGTGTCACTATCCAGGAAACGAACACGAATACGGTTCAATCTCAGAAGCTCGACTACATTCCAATAGCCAGCAGGGATGGCATAGTATTGAGGAATTTGCACGGAATCAGTGGCCTTGTAGTGATCGTAATAGGTGACAGGGCGACTAAAGGGCTGGTCACGGTCGTACTTCAATCGTTGTTGCCCGGTTAAATCACTTTGGATGTAGGCTGCCTCATATCCTTTGAAATCCAGTTTTCTTGTTCGTGTACTATCTATGGCCCAGCTAACTGGGTACCAGTCTCCGGCTTGATACCTATCGCGAGCTTGAATTCTTAAGCTACGCAGGCTATCCTGCGTCTCGGAGGCAATATCGAGCATGGACCTCATCAGTTCGTAGGTCCCTTCTACCCGTTGTTTGTAAGGTTTGAGCATATGGGTTTCTACCATCATCCCAAAGGTGTTGAACAAGGTGGTATAGCCCGTAGAATAACGCGGGTAGTCCATAAACTGGCTGAAACCAGTTTCGGGGGTCCGGTTAAAGACATTGACATAGGGTGTGATTGACCAATCTGCCTTGGCCAGGGAATCTTCCAACGCAGGCATCAATTCCTGGTGTAAAAACTGTCCCACATCTCCACCTAATTTATTATGCTGGGTGAAAAGATGAGTAAGAACATACTGGTAGTCCGCACCATTGCTCACGTGGTTGTCGATAAAAATATCGGGTTTCACCGTGTGGAACAAATGAGCAAAAGCCCGCGCATTCCTGGAATCCGCTTTTATGAAATCCCTGTTCAAATCAAAGTTTCGCGCATTTCCCCTGAAACCGTATTCTTCGGGACCATTTTGATTGGTCCTGGAGTGGGAGTTCCGGTTAAGTGCTCCTCCAATATTGTACACCGGGATAACCGCAATGATCACATCTTCCGGAGGGGTCAGGGTCCCATCGGCCAGGTCTCTCATGAGTAACATACTGGCGTCTATCCCATCACTCTCGCCGGGGTGGATACCGTTATTGACCAAAACCACCAACTTGTCCCGATCGCTCCCGAATTCAGATTCAAAGCTACGATCCGTATTAAAAGTAACCAGGTGTAAGGGATGGCCGCTATCCGTTTCACGCATCTCGTAAATGGCTACAGTCTGATAGGCTTCGGCCAGGTCTTCGTAAAAATCGATCACCTCTTTATAGGTACTTGTTTGCGTTCCATTGGAATTTTCGAACGGCAGGGTGAAATCAAATTCTGAGGGGTCCGCACTTTTACCACATGCGGTCAAAATTAAGGTGATCAAGCCCATAATCAAGGTCTTTCTAAAGACTGTTTCTATGGATGGATAATTGGAGCTGAGATAGGTCATACGGCTGTTTAACTCTGTGCTTGTCAATCTATTAGGTTATGGTTCGTTCTAACGAAAATTTAACTATATTTGAGTTTACTAAAAACAAAGTAATCTAAAATTTTAATTATGAAGAAAATTACGCTTATGATTGGGGCGCTACTCGTTGGATCCATCGGATTCGCACAACAGTCCTTGACGACCAGTACCTCGACTAACCAAAATCAAATTGATACTGCCAATCGCGGTGGAGGCGGAGATGCTTGTACTTTCGATACCACAAGTTTCAGTACTTTCGAGAACGGTTGGGGAATTGCAGCTGCATTTATCGTTGCCGACGATTTCAACACGGGAGCCAACGATGTAACCATTCAAGAAACGTTAATTCACGTTATTTCTGGAACAGCCGGAGCAGGTGAAGACCTTGTATCCGTTGATTTCTTCGTATACGAAGATGCGGGTGGATTGCCGGGTACTGAAATTTCTGCCGAGTTTGGCCTGGTACCGACGTCTCAGGTTGATGCCGGTGATGCCTTTGGACGTGATGTTTGGGCAGTTACAATAGACCATGCTGATATTGAATTGACAGGACCAAACACGACCTATTGGATAGGAGTTTTAGCAGTAGCCTCAGGCGCTGATGGATTCTGGGAATTCCAGACTACGGATATTCTTGATAACCCAGTAGCTGGTTCTGGTGATGGAGGAGCAACTTGGGAGACTCTTTCATCCGATGGTGATACTCAGTCAGTTTATGCCATTACTGCAGATTGTACTGTACTGGGTAACCCAGAGGCCTTCTTAGAGCAAATCTCTATTTTCCCTAACCCAGCAACTGACATCCTAAATGTTAGAACTCCTGCTAGTGTAGAGATCAACAACGCTGTTATTTATGATGTACTTGGAAAAGCTTCTAGCGTACAAGTTGTAAATGGACAGATCAATGTTTCTAACCTGAGCAGAGGTGTTTACATCCTGAATCTGGATACCAACATGGGAACTCTTACCGAGAAGATCGTTAAGCAATAATTACAAGCTGACAATTTTTAAAGGCTGCCAGTGGCAGCCTTTTTTTTATCAAATTCAGACTTTCTGAGGAATTTGATTGATGAATTTTAATATTGATCCTGGTGTACAATTTTGAGTTTTTAGAGGTATTGAGATTAATATTAAAAATCGCTATTTTTTGTTGAGGTGATAAATTATGATATATTGTATCAATATAACCATGAATGTCAAATAATTTAAAACAACTTAAGATCAAATTATGAAAAAAATTACCTTGTTTTTGTTTGCCTTGGGCTCGTTTGCGTATGCTCAGCAAACACAAAGTTATATCGAAATTCAGTCTACGAATTCCGATGAATCCAGCACAACACCGAGTGAAGCCATAATTAATTTTCAGAATAGAGGTGGAGGGGCATTAGAAACCTTTACGACGGATGATGACTTTGATGCAGCCGTTGCGGCCAATTGTACCGGAACCTTGGTCGACGAGAATTTTGAAGGAGGTCCTGTAGCTATTGAAGTCTGTGGGACCGTTGTAAGTTCAGAAGTCGGATGCCTGGCTGGAGAGATAGAGGAAGGCTTTTCAGTAGAAGCTTCTTTTGGAACTGATGTTATTTATATTCCGGCAGGTGCCATTGGTAATACAGATCCTTTGGTTGGAGCCTCTACTTTTGCCGAATTCACTATTGTGAATTTCAACCCAGAGGTCTATGCGGTTTCAATGGACGTTTGGGAAAACAATGACCCTAATACGGATTTTCGTGTATTTACAACGGGCGATGTGTTGATAGGATCTTTCACAGCAAATACTCCCATTAATTCTCAAACCTTTGTGGGTATTGTTTCTTCTCAGCCAATTACCAAAATTGAAATGGAAGGACAAAATGGAAGCGGTGAACTCCTGGGTAACCTTGAGTTTGGAGGAGATTGTGCTTTGAGCACTAATGAAAGCCAACTGGCTGAAATCTCCATTTTCCCTAACCCGGCTACCGACGTTCTTAATGTTAGAACTCCAGCTAGTGTAGAGATCAACAACGCAGTTATCTATGATGTCCTTGGAAAAGCTTCCAATGTACAAGTAGTAAACGGACAGATCAATGTATCAAACCTGAGTAGAGGAGTTTATATTCTAAACTTAAATACTACTGCCGGTACTCTTACTGAAAAGATCGTTAAGCAATAAGTATTGCTAACAACAATTGTAAAAGGCTGCCTCGGCAGCCTTTTTTATTGGATAAGAAAAACCCGGTATTGTTTACCGGGGTTCTCTTTTTTATTTGTTACTGATCGTTATCCGTTCATGGAGATCAGGAACTCTTCGTTGTTTCGGGTTTGTCTGAAGCGATCATTGATGAATTCCATGGCTTCTACCGGATTCATGTCCGCCAGGTATTTACGCATCACCCACATCCGTTGAATGACCTTCTCATCTAACAAGAGATCATCTCTACGGGTGGAGGAGGAGGTAAGATCGATAGCCGGGAAGATTCTTCGGTTGGAGATCTTTCTATCCAGTTGCAGCTCCATATTACCAGTTCCTTTGAATTCCTCGAAGATCACTTCGTCCATCTTAGAACCAGTCTCTGTCAGAGCCGTTGCGATAATACTGAGCGACCCACCGTTTTCGATGTTTCGGGCAGCACCGAAGAAACGCTTCGGTTTGTGCAAGGCGTTCGCATCAACTCCACCGGAAAGGATCTTACCACTGGCAGGTTGTACGGTGTTGTATGCCCTCGCCAATCGGGTAATGGAATCCAGTAGGATAACTACATCGTGACCACATTCCACCAATCGTTTCGCTTTTTCAATAACGATGTTGGCTACACGGACGTGTTCCGAAGCCTCCTTGTCGAAGGTTGAGGCTACTACCTCACCACTCACATTGCGTTGCATATCGGTAACCTCTTCCGGGCGTTCGTCTATCAGCAAGATGATCTGATATACCTCCGGGTGGTTGGCCGCAATAGCATTGGCAATGTCCTTAAGTAGCATGGTCTTACCCGTCTTTGGTTGGGCAACGATCATTCCACGCTGTCCTTTCCCGATCGGTGCGAAAAGATCGATAATACGGGACGATATGGTGCTCTGGCGTTCAGCCAGGTTGAATTTTTCATCTGGGAACAGTGGGGTAAGGTGTTCGAAAGAAACCCGATCCCTGACCACATTAGGACTAAGCCCATTGATCTTACTCACTTTAATGAGCGGGAAATACTTTTCACCCTCTTTAGGTGGCCTGACTTCTCCTAAGACGGTATCCCCGGTCTTTAGACCAAATAGCCTGATCTGAGATTGGGATACATAAATATCGTCTGGTGAGGAGAGGTAGTTATAATCGCTGGAGCGCAGGAAACCGTAACCGTCCTGCATGATGTCCAATACCCCTTCACTTTCGATAATTCCGTCAAACTCGTAATCCGGTTCTTTATACCGATTCCGGTTGTCTTTATTACCGTTTTTCTGCTGATTGGGTTGGTTCTTTTGACCTTTGTGGTCTTTGTGTTGTTTTCCACCCCGTCCTTGACCTTGCTGCTGTGGCTGCTTTTGGTCTTTCTTGCCTCGACGGTCATCCTGACGTTTGTCTTGACGTTTGTCCTGACCGTCTCCTTCTTTTTGCTGGGGTTTGTTCTGTTGTCTTTTATCCTGACGTTTAGGCTTGGATTGGTTTTCTTGCTTAGGAGTTCCGTTTTGGGACGCCTCAGCTGCAACTGGGGCCTTGGCAGGTGCTGGTTCTTTTTGAGCCACGGCTTTTACAGCATCGGGATTGCTAGCCTGGTGGTCCAGGATCTTATAGACAAGATCCAACTTTTTAAGGCTTCGGAATTTGGGAACTCCGAGCGTTTTGGCAAGTTCCTGCAATTCAGGAAGCTTCTTTGCCTTTAAATCTGCAATTTCTAACATGTATTATTGATGAATTGACTTATAAAAATTT contains:
- the rho gene encoding transcription termination factor Rho, which translates into the protein MLEIADLKAKKLPELQELAKTLGVPKFRSLKKLDLVYKILDHQASNPDAVKAVAQKEPAPAKAPVAAEASQNGTPKQENQSKPKRQDKRQQNKPQQKEGDGQDKRQDKRQDDRRGKKDQKQPQQQGQGRGGKQHKDHKGQKNQPNQQKNGNKDNRNRYKEPDYEFDGIIESEGVLDIMQDGYGFLRSSDYNYLSSPDDIYVSQSQIRLFGLKTGDTVLGEVRPPKEGEKYFPLIKVSKINGLSPNVVRDRVSFEHLTPLFPDEKFNLAERQSTISSRIIDLFAPIGKGQRGMIVAQPKTGKTMLLKDIANAIAANHPEVYQIILLIDERPEEVTDMQRNVSGEVVASTFDKEASEHVRVANIVIEKAKRLVECGHDVVILLDSITRLARAYNTVQPASGKILSGGVDANALHKPKRFFGAARNIENGGSLSIIATALTETGSKMDEVIFEEFKGTGNMELQLDRKISNRRIFPAIDLTSSSTRRDDLLLDEKVIQRMWVMRKYLADMNPVEAMEFINDRFRQTRNNEEFLISMNG
- a CDS encoding M14 family metallopeptidase, which gives rise to MTYLSSNYPSIETVFRKTLIMGLITLILTACGKSADPSEFDFTLPFENSNGTQTSTYKEVIDFYEDLAEAYQTVAIYEMRETDSGHPLHLVTFNTDRSFESEFGSDRDKLVVLVNNGIHPGESDGIDASMLLMRDLADGTLTPPEDVIIAVIPVYNIGGALNRNSHSRTNQNGPEEYGFRGNARNFDLNRDFIKADSRNARAFAHLFHTVKPDIFIDNHVSNGADYQYVLTHLFTQHNKLGGDVGQFLHQELMPALEDSLAKADWSITPYVNVFNRTPETGFSQFMDYPRYSTGYTTLFNTFGMMVETHMLKPYKQRVEGTYELMRSMLDIASETQDSLRSLRIQARDRYQAGDWYPVSWAIDSTRTRKLDFKGYEAAYIQSDLTGQQRLKYDRDQPFSRPVTYYDHYKATDSVQIPQYYAIPAGYWNVVELLRLNRIRVRFLDSDTTVNAQVYRIADYQTRSRAYEGHYPHYGTKVETSTEQIQLKRGDYLVNTDQSGIRYILETLEPEAPDSFFNWNMFDAILQQKEGFSPYVWEDLAAQFLADNPEIKTEFEAKKASDERFASNWYAQLDWIHKRSPYYEKSHLRYPIVRVGSEVLTGEE
- a CDS encoding biotin--[acetyl-CoA-carboxylase] ligase gives rise to the protein MNLIKLDATASTNTYLKQMLSETQLVDETVLWTERQINGRGQQGAKWDSQPGLSLTFSLFRRFSSFPARHPFYLNLAISLGVKYALEELGVSQVSIKWPNDILSYSKKLCGILVENQIEKDRLASSVIGIGLNVNETDLNDLPHATSMRLSAGLVFKREEVIQVVATTVFQKIRQLNRDSLDQMKQDYQNSLFRKGVVSTFSNRDGKIFSGIIQGVTEEGLLSVLDESDEMKSYQPKQIRLRY
- a CDS encoding T9SS type A sorting domain-containing protein; this translates as MKKITLFLFALGSFAYAQQTQSYIEIQSTNSDESSTTPSEAIINFQNRGGGALETFTTDDDFDAAVAANCTGTLVDENFEGGPVAIEVCGTVVSSEVGCLAGEIEEGFSVEASFGTDVIYIPAGAIGNTDPLVGASTFAEFTIVNFNPEVYAVSMDVWENNDPNTDFRVFTTGDVLIGSFTANTPINSQTFVGIVSSQPITKIEMEGQNGSGELLGNLEFGGDCALSTNESQLAEISIFPNPATDVLNVRTPASVEINNAVIYDVLGKASNVQVVNGQINVSNLSRGVYILNLNTTAGTLTEKIVKQ
- the pyrE gene encoding orotate phosphoribosyltransferase: MVLNKETAQKTAELLLQIKAIKLQPQKPFTWASGWKSPIYCDNRITLSYPMIRNYLREQMANQIEEIYGKPDAIAGVATGAIGIGMLVADYLNLPFCYVRPEPKKHGRQNQIEGHLAPNQKVVVVEDLISTGKSSLQAVDALREAGAQVKGMLAIFTYGFELSETNFEKAGVDLHTLSNYDNLIEQASQSNYISAQEAETLSSWRLDPANWG
- a CDS encoding T9SS type A sorting domain-containing protein; this translates as MKKITLMIGALLVGSIGFAQQSLTTSTSTNQNQIDTANRGGGGDACTFDTTSFSTFENGWGIAAAFIVADDFNTGANDVTIQETLIHVISGTAGAGEDLVSVDFFVYEDAGGLPGTEISAEFGLVPTSQVDAGDAFGRDVWAVTIDHADIELTGPNTTYWIGVLAVASGADGFWEFQTTDILDNPVAGSGDGGATWETLSSDGDTQSVYAITADCTVLGNPEAFLEQISIFPNPATDILNVRTPASVEINNAVIYDVLGKASSVQVVNGQINVSNLSRGVYILNLDTNMGTLTEKIVKQ
- a CDS encoding NUDIX hydrolase; this encodes MYKVFVKDIPIILSTEKNIGKQYTAIPLRLARFKKLIKKINNGELIYVNLYHKNEEAIEKFLRKKLPFVKAAGGLVFNAKREILFIYRNDRWDLPKGHTKDKESYELAAMREVEEETGVKELEVRKFIGKTYHVFKRKGKFKLKATYWYEMTTKYDGPLIPQEEEGIQKVRWKNFEQSQKALKDSYENIKLLFPGEYLTTHPNDRVSQV
- a CDS encoding orotate phosphoribosyltransferase, whose amino-acid sequence is MELTSKQVEVSKSADELCDWLSDVKNFESLMPESISKFEVIGDQSFVFALKGMPEIGLEVKSVNKPDQVALGAISDKIPFNLVGDFDRIDDNSCKAMLTFSGDFNPMMSMMIKGPINSFLETLIGNISKL